GTCATTAACTTAAGGTGATTCGATTTGTACCACGTGATCATACGCGGCTGTCTAACGCGAGTTAACCGAGTTGCTTAAATAAAAAACGCCTCAAGAAATGTTGGGCGGTGTAAAAGAAGAGTGAAGATGGTCACTGtataatatttcattcaatgtatATTTCTTGTATCTAATCGCTCTACTTCAGTCGGGTATGCGTGAACAGGACCGCGCGATGGCCAAACAGCTAATCGAGATCCGTCGTCGAATCTATCAGTTCAAACTGGAACGCAGCTGCGACGAACATCAGGAGATGTTGGACGACGTTCAAGACGAACTTGAAGAACTCGTTGAAACCGATAAAATTTCTGACCTCGTCGAAATTCCGATCGATCGCGTCATGGCGATGCCTTTACGTCAACACGGAATTACCCGTATGCACATCAGCCGCAGACGATTCTCCGTGTTTTAGTGCCTGTGAACCCCACAAACGCTTAACTGTggtggcaattgaggattccacttgtggcaagtgaggatgatccactaggtgtcgctagtgccAGTTgtacatcaactactgcggcgatagaggattccacttgtggcaagtgaggttccatcaggtgtcgctagtttgcagtaggacattaaaattactgcggcaatagaggattgcacttgtggcaagtgatgaTCTGCAaggttcgctagtgtgcagtaatAGACTAAAGCGGTAATAGGGGATTCTACTTgaggcaagtgaggatccaccaggtgtcgcttgtGTGcataatcaaattgaaaattgtgttttagtgtttatcattttattttgtttcattcgttttttcttaataaataaatattatatacattttaaCTATATGGTATTTACTCGAGTTAGTTGAGTTACAGTTTCATGTTCGTGTTGTTGAGTTACAGGACATCGCTACTGTGGCTAGTGAGAATCCGCTAGGGGCGCTGGTGTGCATACTCGCTGTTACTCTGGGTCCGCTACGGGTGTAGTATATAACTTGCGCTTACTCGAGTATCCGGTGGGGTATAGGGGTGCTAATGTTAATGGCTCGGTATTGCTGTGGCAATCGAAGATCCACCAGGGGCGCTTGTGTGTAGTCTACGATAAAAACCTAACCTTACTTTAAAATCTCAACACagatatcggaaaaacgaaaaacatCTTTTACACAGTCACAATGAACGTATATTATTTTGTTGCGCATACATATAGTTTCGTAAAGCCAATGGCCGGTCCGCCCCATTTTTTGGCAACAGTGTTCCATGTTTTGAGCGCTGTTTGCGGCTGTCCGGGCATCAACGGCCAAAAACCGTTCAGATTCGCGCTCGTACAATTATTAAACCACCATCCACCGCCGTAATCCGAGGCGCAGTTCGATTCCGGAGACTGGTCGTTATCTCTGTCATACGTACTGAAATACATATTGTAAATCGACGTATTTTCACCCCCCGCGAACAACGCGTCGCCCCAATTCTTGAATCGTAAATCGCTCACGTCCAGCGCGGACTGGTTCAAGCTGATTCGATAGTTGTTCGATTCGTCCTCGACGAGTAGGTTATCGTAGAAAATTTTCTTCGAAATCGAGTGATTCGTTTTAGCATGCAGCTCGACGCATAGCGTGTAGGCGCGACCGTTCGTCACCAGTTTATGAAGTGTTTCTAATCCCAGCCACATGGAGTCGCCACTAGTATTAAACCCGTCTTTGTATTCGGCCCAGGATTTGTTAAAGTTATCGGAATCGTTGAACGTTCGCTTGCTCAACATCGTGCAGCCCATACTGCGAATGTAGCAGGTACAACGGACGAAAACGAGGCTGTCCGCAGCGCCACCTGGTCGTATGTATTGCCAATAGGAACCGTCAGATCGCACATGCGCATTGCAGTAATCCTCGCAGCCTAGAAAGAGATCGTTACGCATATATTAGGTTTGGTGGAGGATTCCACTGCGGGGTGCTTCGTTCGATCTTACCTTGGGCGAGTTTTTCACATCTCTGTCCCGTCCAACCTGGGGAACAGTTAATGCACAGTCGCTTCTTCGCAACGTATCGACCGCCATTCAAACAAAATCCAggcttgaaaaaaattacgagATTTCAATATGGCAATCGGGCAGCTATATcacattatcagtttttattgaaaatgggCGAACGAACGAACGGGCTCTCAGAAACGATTTCTTCTTAGATTGAATATGAATACGGTAAGCATCTAAAATGGAAATCGAGGTTTGAGAAAAGTTACTAGATTATCAATATGGTAACCAGGCAGCCATAGTACATAGCCATAAGCATTACGTGAACTTTCACAATATTCTGTCTTAGATAAAGTACACGAATGCAAAAAGTCGTCCAACACTGAAATTCAGGCTTTAGAACTAATCGATTTACAATATGGCAATCAGGCAGCTAAATCGCATTTATCCAATGGAACCAACGAGAGTGGAAATTTGTTCAAAGTTGCACGATGagttttctaaatataaaaatggaataTATGTAGTAAGTAATATGTAGTATATGGACTAAGATTTGAACCTtatcaccccccccccctgtcCCGAAACCACCCTCACGCTCCGTTCACAAACTCACCGGAGCTTCCTCGTAATATACAAACGCAGGAGCCGTAATTAGTTCACTACAGTTTTGATTATTCATCTGACGATTCCCTAGAATGCAAACCGTTTCTCCGTAGCCAAACCCGGTACAAGTCGCCATTCTGCTACACTGACGAGCGCACTGAAATTCCGACGTAGCAGTCCGAGTTATCGTTACTGTCACGTCCGGTGCGTAGTCCGTACCGCATTTAGAATGTCGCGTGTAATGGTTGACGTATTGGTGCACGTTCTCGTGTCCGGTGCAGACgaaaattaaacatttcagtaaaattagttTCAGATTTGTTCCGAATATAAATTTCGCCATGCCTGATTCCCTCTCGACGGTTCCCAACTACACTGGGTTTTGCTGACGACGAATCGAGCGCTCGAGTTGTTTTTTCCCTTGCGATGACGCACTTTTAGGGTTTAATAGTCTACTATCATGGCAAGGAGAcctaaaaatatgaaataacgaGCACGCAACATTGCAATTAGCAGGAAACATTTTAGTAGTAGTAACTACAAGTGCTAAAGTATAAAAGGTTGAATTATACATTGTTGTTGATTGTATTCAAACAGATAGGAAGGACTTGCATAAAAAACTAGATGAATCGCATAGTATAGTATAATCTAAATAGTCTAATCTAAATGGTCTAATCTAAATCAATAGTGCCACACTCATAATAAATCACTCATTTACCCGATGAAGCTACTCAACATTTAGGAAAGCTCTTACTTCAAATAAATATAGTTAACCCAAATATTACTAACTGTCTCTTCGTATCTAAGATTAACTAAACTATGACATCTCGTCTGATGCTACTAACAGCATTAATCACATGCAATGATTAGACTAATGGATGATTAGGAACGTAGTTCAAGGTCGAATTTATTTCGTGGAAAGTATATTAAAGAAAGACAGAGATTAAAGGAGAGAAAAGACGAACAAGTTACCAATAAAATTACACAATTTCTTGCAAAAAGcacaattataaaaagaaagaGAGAAAAGTAACTTTCTGTTTGAGCTGAGCAAAGCCTTGCAGCCGCAATCGCACGCGACCCTCAGTTTTAAAAAGGGAAACGAAAGAACAAAAGTAAAAGAAATTCAGAATCGATGAATTTCGTAAGTTttatcatggactctaaaacagtTTAAGGAGTATGAGTAAGCTGCAAAGTTCAGAAGAAGGGGCAATTATAGCAATTAGGGTTATTACGTTGATAGTTGCTGTCAGATGTTGACCGTcaggtgctgcccctatataTAATACAAGCGGTGAACACGTGAACTAATTCGACTGCACGATATTCCCACTGCGGCATGCGAGTAATGAATTAGTTCACGTATACACCGTCTACGATATGTAAagaggcagcacttgacggttaaGATTTCAAACTGGTTGCGCTGTTAACGTGATCATAAACACGCTACATAACACAACCGCATTCATCACAccatttttttgtaaaaaaaacaataagcggaactatttctgaatttatcGCGGTCTGAATTCAGGTTGATCCGCTTAAGAAGTGGGGTCTCAACatctaaatcagggtggcgtaggcatggtaacaatgttcaagaagtttcacaaaatggagagGCTTTCCTCTCTATACAAAATTTgtcaatatctaaatttattgCAATTGTTCTCATCACgtaaatcaataatcaataagCTCTTATCCACACGTCACTCGAGGGTGGAAGTGGAACGCTGTTCGGTGTGTATCAGGATCAGACAAACTTTCTGTCGGAAATTCTCATCGATGTCAACATCGGTTTCGTTAATGGATTTGTTTGCCGATCGATAAGTGCTACTTCCGGTTCTGAACAGCCATTTGTACGAGTGTGCCGGCCACGTGATCACCAGTTTGAATTAACACGGTTCGCAT
This genomic interval from Tubulanus polymorphus chromosome 8, tnTubPoly1.2, whole genome shotgun sequence contains the following:
- the LOC141909750 gene encoding fibrinogen-like protein 1-like protein encodes the protein MATCTGFGYGETVCILGNRQMNNQNCSELITAPAFVYYEEAPPGFCLNGGRYVAKKRLCINCSPGWTGQRCEKLAQGCEDYCNAHVRSDGSYWQYIRPGGAADSLVFVRCTCYIRSMGCTMLSKRTFNDSDNFNKSWAEYKDGFNTSGDSMWLGLETLHKLVTNGRAYTLCVELHAKTNHSISKKIFYDNLLVEDESNNYRISLNQSALDVSDLRFKNWGDALFAGGENTSIYNMYFSTYDRDNDQSPESNCASDYGGGWWFNNCTSANLNGFWPLMPGQPQTALKTWNTVAKKWGGPAIGFTKLYVCATK